The region TAGTTTCTAAATTAAAAAGCATAGTCCTTGCAGCATTTGTGATGTCAGTCTTATGAACTTTTCCTCCAGTTAGGTGCCATAGCAGAAATGAATCAACAGTGCCAAACGCTAATTCCCCCTTTTCTGCCCTTCTTCTGGCGCCGGGAACGTGGTCTAATATCCAAGAAAGCTTGGTCGCGGAAAAATACGGATCCAATAGTAAGCCAGTTTTACTTTGTATTTCTGCATCTAAATTAGCAGACCTAAGCTCTTCGCATAATGAAAAAGTCCTCCGATCTTGCCATACTATCGCCGGATATATAGCTTTACCGCTTCCTCTATCCCAAACTAAGGTAGTTTCTCTTTGATTGGTGATCCCTATAGAAGCAACATCGGAAGGTCTCAGGTTATTGGATAAAAAAAGTTTCTTGGTAACGGATAATACGGAACCGAGTAAATCAAGCGGGTTATGTTCAACCCAGCCATTTTTAGGAAAGAATTGCTCGAATTCTTCTTGTTCAGAAGATAAAAAAGATAGATTTTCATCAAATAGAATAGCCCTTGAACTCGAAGTACCTTGGTCTATAGATATTATTTTCTTAGTCATATAGTGAGATTATAACGCGAAAATAAAGTCAACAAGATATCCACAAGAAACTAACTTAGTTTAATTGTAGTTATGGTATTGTAATTTTACTAAAAACACTTTATCTTGTGCTATGTAGTTTATATAAACACAACATATAGTGATTAAAAAAGGAACAGCTTAATGGAAAGAACAGAACAAACAACCACAAAAGAGACAAACGAGAACCAAAGTCAAAGCCAGAAAGCACAGCCAGCAATAGCGCCAGGCCAACTAAGAGTAATTAAAAGAAACGGAGCAGTAGTTTCATTCGATGCAGAAAAAATAGCCATAGCTATGACAAAAGCCTTCTTAGCTGTAGAAGGAGGAGCTGCGGCTGCCTCTACAAGAATCCACGACAAAGTTAATCAATATGCAAATTCAATTACTGATACTTTTCAAAGAAGAATGCCTTCTGGGGGAACTCTACACATAGAGGAAATCCAAGACCAGGTAGAACTCGAGCTTATGCGCTCAGGGGAACGAAAAGTGGCAAGAACCTACGTTCTGTATAGAGAAGAAAGACGGAATGCTAGAACAGATGAAATCCAAGAAACCCAAAATAGCCAAGAAATAAAAAATAACCTAAAAGTAAAACTCGAAGACGGAACAGAAGAAAACCTAGATCTTGACAGAATAAAAAAAGTAGTAGTAGAAGCCTGCAGCAAACTCCCAGGAACCAGTTCTGAAGAAATAGTGATAGAGGCAGAAAAAAATCTCTATGACGGTGTTTCTTTGGAAGATGTAAAAACCTCACTAGTAATGACTTCTAGAACTCTGGTAGAAAAAGAGCCAAACTATACCTTCGCTACAGCAAGAATTCTTTTAGATAATATCAGAACAGAGGCTTTGAGGTACTTAGAGGTGGCCAAGTCTGCCACTCATGAAGAAATGGAAACTTTATACCCAATCGCCCTGTCTTCTTTTATAAAAAAAGGGATCCAGAACGGAATACTAAATGAAGATTTAGCAAACTTTGATCTAGAAATTCTAGGTAAAGAACTACAAAAGGATAGAGATAATCAATTTACGTACTTAGGACTTCAAACTTTATATGACAGGTATTTTATCCATGACGGAGACATAAGGTATGAGCTACCTCAAGTGTTCTTTATGAGAGTAGCGATGGGACTCTCCCTGGGAGAGGAAGATAAAGAAGGAAAAGCAATTGAATTTTATAAGTTGCTTTCAAGCTTTGACTATATGAGTTCAACCCCAACTCTATTTAATGCTGGAACAGTCCACTCACAATTGTCATCATGTTATCTAACTACTGTTCCTGATGATCTTCATGGAATATATGGAGCAATACAAGACAATGCGATGCTCTCAAAATGGGCTGGAGGCTTAGGAAATGACTGGACCCCTGTTAGAGGATTAGGTTCTCAAATAAAAGGAACAAATGGAAAATCTCAAGGTGTTGTTCCTTTCTTAAAAGTAGTTAATGACACGGCAGTAGCAGTAAACCAAGGAGGAAAAAGGAAAGGAGCTGTTTGTTCATATCTTGAAACCTGGCACATGGATATAGAAGAGTTTGTGGAGCTAAGAAAAAATACAGGGGACGATAGAAGAAGAACGCATGACATGAATACAGCCAACTGGGTTCCTGATTTATTCATGGAAAGGGTCTCGGAGGGAAAGCATTGGACCCTATTTACGCCTAGCGACACACCAGATCTTCATGACTTATATGGCAAAGAATTTAAAAAAGTTTACGAAAGATATGAAAAACAAACAGAAACAGGAGAAATAACCTTTTTCAAAAAAATAGATGCAGGCGAGCTATGGAAAAAGATGCTTTCTATGTTATTTGAAACAGGACATCCTTGGATCACTTTTAAAGATGCTTGCAATATAAGATCTCCACAGCAGCATACTGGAGTGATTCACTCATCTAACCTCTGTACTGAAATAACCCTAAATACAAGCCAAGAAGAAATAGCAGTATGTAATCTAGGCTCTGTTAACTTAACACATCATCTTATAGATGGAGAGCTAGATGAATCTAAACTAGAGAAAACTATAAATACAGCAATCCGCATGTTAGATAATGTAATAGATATAAATTATTACGCCGTAAAAGCAGCGGAAAATTCCAATGCTAAACATAGGCCTATAGGCCTTGGAATCATGGGTTTTCATGACGCTCTATATGCCCTTGAGATACCTTACGCATCTCAAGAAGCAGTAGAGTTTGCTGATAAATCTATGGAAATGGTAAGTTACTTCGCAATTAAAGCGTCTTCTAACCTAGCCTCAGAGAGAGGAAAGTATAGTACTTATGACGGCTCTTTATGGAGTAAAGGAATCTTGCCTATAGATTCATTAAAAAATCTTAGAGAAAATCGAGGAGAAGACTACCTAGACGTAGATGAGAGCTCTAAAATGGATTGGCCTAAACTAAGAGAATTAATTAATAGTCAGGGTATGAGAAACTCTAATGTGATGGCTATAGCCCCAACAGCTACCATAGCTAATATAACGGGCGTTACACAGTCCATAGAACCCACCTATCAGAACTTATTTGTGAAGTCTAACTTGTCGGGAGAGTTCACGGTAGCAAATCTCTATCTAGTAGATGCCCTTAAAGAGGAAGGAATTTGGGACGATGTAATGATTAATGACTTAAAGTATTTTGATGGCAACGTAGATAAAATTGCGCGTATTCCTGAAAAAATTAAAAAACTATACGCTACTGCCTTTGATATAGAACCTAAATGGATAATAGAAGCCGCAAGTAGAAGGCAGAAATGGATTGATCAAAGCCAGTCGCTTAACCTCTATATAAATGAACCCAGCGGAAAAAAACTAGATATTATGTATCGAATGGCTTGGCTCAAAGGTTTAAAAACTACTTATTACCTAAGATCTAAAGGAGCGACCACAGCAGAGAAATCCACTATCCACACGGGAGAGCTCAATGCAGTCAGTGCATCTTCAGAACCTGCCCCCCTTCCTGAAGCTTGCTCTATCACCGATCCAGACTGCGACGCTTGTCAATAAAGAAAAGGAGAAAAAGAAATGTTAAATTGGGATGAATTTGAAGAAAAAGAAAAAGTAGAGCTTATAAATAGTGCACCTGTAGAGATTCAGCAGAACAAAGAAATTTCTCAGGAAGTACAAGAAGAGACATCAAAAATAATCTTAGATACCTCAAAAGGAGGATCAAGATTAGAAAAAGCAAAAGCAGCTATAGAAAACTTTGACTCTCAATTAGGCGAAGAAACGCTAGAAGGTTCTGGGTCTAGAGTAAGTGTTGATCAAAAAGCAATGATAAATTGCCGAGCAGATGTTAATCAGCTAGTTCCTTTTAAATATGAATGGGCCTGGCAAAAATACCTTGATGGTAGTGCAAACCACTGGATGCCCCAAGAAGTAAACATGACCTCTGATATAGCTTTATGGAAATCAGAAGAAGGTCTTTCTGCAGACGAAAGAAAGATAGTTATGAGAAGTTTAGGTTTCTTTTCTACTGCAGATTCTCTTGTTGCTAATAATCTTGTTTTATCAGTCTATAAACACATAACTAATCCAGAGTGCAGACAGTATCTCCTTAGACAAAGCTTAGAAGAAGCTATTCATACTCATGCATATCAATATGTGATCCAATCTTTAGCAATGGATGAAGCTGAGTTATTTAACATGTATAGAGAAGTTCCTTCTGTTGCAAGAAAAGCCTCTTGGGCGCTAGAATTTACTAAAGAACTAGACAACCCTAACTTCATGACAGGAACGGATGAAACGGATAAGAAGTTACTAAAAAATCTAATTGCTTTTTACTGCGTACTTGAGGGAATTTTCTTTTACTGCGGATTCACTCAAATACTGTCTATGGGGAGAAGAAATAAGATGACTGGAACATCAGAACAATTTCAATACATCTTAAGAGATGAATCAATGCATCTTAATTTTGGAATAGATGTGATAAACCAAATTAAATTGGAAAATCCTCAACTCTGGGACGAAGAGATGCAGGAGCAAGCAGCTGGCATGATACTTCAAGGCATGCAACTAGAAATAGAATACGCAAGGGACACTATGCCAAGGGGAGTCCTAGGTATGAACGCCAATATGATGGAAGAATATCTTAATTACATCGGCAACAGAAGACTAATTCAAATAGGGTTAGAAGAAGAATTTCCTAAAGCAGAAAACCCATTTCCTTGGATGTCAGAAATCATGGATTTGAGAAAAGAAAAGAACTTTTTTGAAACTAGAGTCACAGAATACCAGACCGGTGGCGCTCTTTCTTGGGACTAGATGATAGATATAATTGGACACAGGGGAGCTTCTGAAGATGCACCGGAAAATACACTGGCTGCGATTGAAGAGGCTTGGAAGCAACAAGCAGACGGCGTTGAGGTTGACGTTAGGATCACTTCTGATGGGAACCTAGTTTGTATACATGATAATAACTTCTTGAGAACCACTGGGAAAGATAACTTGATAGATGAATTAAGCTTAGAAGAAATTAAGAAGCTAGATGCAGGATCTTGGCGAGGAAAAGAATGGACTAACTCAGCAGTCCCTACTTTACTTGAAGTCTTAAACTCCATGCCTGAAAATAAAAAAATATTTATAGAAGTAAAGTCAGGTATAGAAGTAAAAGAGTCTCTAATAAACACAATACAAGAGTCTAAAATTTCTGAAAAAATGGTTTATATAATATCTTTCAATAGAGAAATTTTGAGTCAAGTGAAAAAGGACCTACCAGGCATAAAGACTAATTTTCTTATTTCCTTTGACCAAAGTAATATTCTAGACATAGACTCTTTAAATTCTGTAATACTGAAGAGTAATATAGATGGAATTGGCGCTCAAGCACATCCTCAATTAACAGAAAGCTTCATAAATTCTATTACCGCTATTAATAAAAAAGTGCATGTTTGGACTGTTGATCAACCAGAACAGGCTAAGCTTTATTCCAGGTTGGGCCTGAGTTCGATAACAACTAATAGACCGGGCGAAATTAAAACCCTTTTACTAGCTTCCTAGAATTTTCCTTTCTTTTCTTCTAAATTCTTTAGATAATATGCTAAATGAAACATAATCAAACATTCTTAGAGCTTGTTCAAGATGCTCTTTCCAGAGTTAGTGAAATAGATACAATACAACTTAAATCTAAATTAGATTCTCAAGAAGAAATTTACATAATAGACACTAGAGAAGATAGAGAATGGGACCAAGGAAGAATTCCTAATTCCTTGCATCTAGGAAAAGGCATAATAGAAAGAGATATAGAGAATTCAATACCAAACAGAGATGCTCAAATAGTCCTTTATTGTCAGGGCGGTTTTAGGTCAGCATTAGCTGCAGATAACCTTCTAAAAATGGGTTATAAAAGTCCTATTTCCCTGAGTGGTGGATTTTCTGAATGGGCAAACAATGGCTTTGATATAGAATCTAATTAAAGTTATATCGTGAAGCTTTATACAACTGAAGGTGCTCCAAACCCAAGAAGAGTTAGAATTTTTCTTGCTGAAAAAGGAATTGACATTCCTATTGAAGAAATTTCAATCATGAAACAAGAGCATAAAACGGATGAGTACAAAAAAATTTCTCCATTTAGTAGAGTTCCTGCCTTAGTCCTCGATGATGGATCAATCATTTTAGAAAGTGTAGCAATATGTTATTACTTTGAATTACAAAATCCTGAACCCTCTCTTTTTGGAAACACAGATATGGAGAAAGTGGTCATAGAGATGCAAAATAGAAAAATGGAATTGGAGCTATTAATGACAGTAGCTGGTGCTTTCAGGCATACTCATCCAGCCTTTTCAGGTCTTGAAAATCAAAATACTGAATTTGGACTTGTTCAAAAATCTTTAGCTGAAAAAAGATTAAAATACCTAAATCAGGAATTATCAGACAAAGAATTTATTGGAGGTAAGAATTACTCTATAGCGGATATTACTTGCCTATGTGCAATTGATTTTTGTCG is a window of SAR86 cluster bacterium DNA encoding:
- a CDS encoding glutathione S-transferase family protein translates to MKLYTTEGAPNPRRVRIFLAEKGIDIPIEEISIMKQEHKTDEYKKISPFSRVPALVLDDGSIILESVAICYYFELQNPEPSLFGNTDMEKVVIEMQNRKMELELLMTVAGAFRHTHPAFSGLENQNTEFGLVQKSLAEKRLKYLNQELSDKEFIGGKNYSIADITCLCAIDFCRPAKIEIPESHKNLNRWIQEIKERPSSNIV
- a CDS encoding glycerophosphodiester phosphodiesterase family protein yields the protein MIDIIGHRGASEDAPENTLAAIEEAWKQQADGVEVDVRITSDGNLVCIHDNNFLRTTGKDNLIDELSLEEIKKLDAGSWRGKEWTNSAVPTLLEVLNSMPENKKIFIEVKSGIEVKESLINTIQESKISEKMVYIISFNREILSQVKKDLPGIKTNFLISFDQSNILDIDSLNSVILKSNIDGIGAQAHPQLTESFINSITAINKKVHVWTVDQPEQAKLYSRLGLSSITTNRPGEIKTLLLAS
- a CDS encoding ribonucleoside-diphosphate reductase subunit alpha, translated to MERTEQTTTKETNENQSQSQKAQPAIAPGQLRVIKRNGAVVSFDAEKIAIAMTKAFLAVEGGAAAASTRIHDKVNQYANSITDTFQRRMPSGGTLHIEEIQDQVELELMRSGERKVARTYVLYREERRNARTDEIQETQNSQEIKNNLKVKLEDGTEENLDLDRIKKVVVEACSKLPGTSSEEIVIEAEKNLYDGVSLEDVKTSLVMTSRTLVEKEPNYTFATARILLDNIRTEALRYLEVAKSATHEEMETLYPIALSSFIKKGIQNGILNEDLANFDLEILGKELQKDRDNQFTYLGLQTLYDRYFIHDGDIRYELPQVFFMRVAMGLSLGEEDKEGKAIEFYKLLSSFDYMSSTPTLFNAGTVHSQLSSCYLTTVPDDLHGIYGAIQDNAMLSKWAGGLGNDWTPVRGLGSQIKGTNGKSQGVVPFLKVVNDTAVAVNQGGKRKGAVCSYLETWHMDIEEFVELRKNTGDDRRRTHDMNTANWVPDLFMERVSEGKHWTLFTPSDTPDLHDLYGKEFKKVYERYEKQTETGEITFFKKIDAGELWKKMLSMLFETGHPWITFKDACNIRSPQQHTGVIHSSNLCTEITLNTSQEEIAVCNLGSVNLTHHLIDGELDESKLEKTINTAIRMLDNVIDINYYAVKAAENSNAKHRPIGLGIMGFHDALYALEIPYASQEAVEFADKSMEMVSYFAIKASSNLASERGKYSTYDGSLWSKGILPIDSLKNLRENRGEDYLDVDESSKMDWPKLRELINSQGMRNSNVMAIAPTATIANITGVTQSIEPTYQNLFVKSNLSGEFTVANLYLVDALKEEGIWDDVMINDLKYFDGNVDKIARIPEKIKKLYATAFDIEPKWIIEAASRRQKWIDQSQSLNLYINEPSGKKLDIMYRMAWLKGLKTTYYLRSKGATTAEKSTIHTGELNAVSASSEPAPLPEACSITDPDCDACQ
- a CDS encoding ribonucleotide-diphosphate reductase subunit beta, with the protein product MLNWDEFEEKEKVELINSAPVEIQQNKEISQEVQEETSKIILDTSKGGSRLEKAKAAIENFDSQLGEETLEGSGSRVSVDQKAMINCRADVNQLVPFKYEWAWQKYLDGSANHWMPQEVNMTSDIALWKSEEGLSADERKIVMRSLGFFSTADSLVANNLVLSVYKHITNPECRQYLLRQSLEEAIHTHAYQYVIQSLAMDEAELFNMYREVPSVARKASWALEFTKELDNPNFMTGTDETDKKLLKNLIAFYCVLEGIFFYCGFTQILSMGRRNKMTGTSEQFQYILRDESMHLNFGIDVINQIKLENPQLWDEEMQEQAAGMILQGMQLEIEYARDTMPRGVLGMNANMMEEYLNYIGNRRLIQIGLEEEFPKAENPFPWMSEIMDLRKEKNFFETRVTEYQTGGALSWD
- a CDS encoding rhodanese-like domain-containing protein, which gives rise to MKHNQTFLELVQDALSRVSEIDTIQLKSKLDSQEEIYIIDTREDREWDQGRIPNSLHLGKGIIERDIENSIPNRDAQIVLYCQGGFRSALAADNLLKMGYKSPISLSGGFSEWANNGFDIESN